The Intestinibaculum porci DNA window GATTTTGAATTTACATTCTCAGATTAAAAAAGGGCTCAAGCCCTTTTTTCATTGTCGATGATGATCCCAATACGGGTATTTTCATAAGGAATTGATTCCAACAAATGGATGGACGAGACATGTAAGGTGCAATAAATCGGAAATTTTGGCTCTTTGTGCAATACTGTTTTCCGCGCTAATGTCATATGTGGCAGAAAGGCTTTGTCATGAAAAGGCTGTTTATGGGCTTTTAAACGATCAGTTAACTGCTTTTGCAGGGCATATAATCCCTCATCATGGCTGGTTGTAAGATAATAGAGACGTTTTCCTTGTCTTTCAGGAAAATAATCAAGGCCGCTCACTGTAAAGGAAAAAGGTTTAAAAGTGATTTCTGATAAGATCGCACGCATCGCCGTAACCGTATCTTCATCGCTTTCACCGATAAAGGCTAAAGTCATATGAAGAGAATTTTCGGGGATTGGCTTTAATGAGGAAGCGCAATCTATAAGCTGGCTGCGATACTGCAGTAAGCTGGCCTCTTCTTCCTGAGAAAATGTCAGGGCAAAATAGATTCTTCTCATGCTTATATCACCTCTGTGTCATTTTACCATCTTTTGTGTTAGAATAAGAAGCCGAGGAGTTAATTATGTACAATTATATCAAAGGAATTATTACTGAATTTTATTCGGATCATATTGTGTTAGAAAATAACGGAATTGGTTATCTGATTTACGTGCCAAATCCTTATGTTTATAAGAAAAAAGAAGAAGTTACGGTTTATGTTTTCCAGTCTATTACGGAAAATGATATGCGTTTATATGGCTTTCGCAGCGCCAAAGAAAAAGATTTATTCTTAATGCTTATTAAGGTGAAAGGGATTGGCCCGAAATCTGCGATCGCGATTTTAGCGAGCGGGGAAGTTAATGACATTATTAATGCCATAGAAAATGATAATACGAAATATTTAAAAAGTTTCCCAGGTATTGGTCCTAAGGCAGCCTCTCAGATCATTTTGGATTTAAAAGGGAAGTTTGATGGCTTAACGCGTTTAGAAGCGATGCCGGTGGATAATCCTGCTTATGAAGAAGCTTGTGAAGTTTTAGTTGCTTTAGGTTATAAAGAAAAAGATGTCGATAAAGTTATGGGCAGCTTAAAAGATGAAGACCTTGATACCAATGGCTACGTCAAGAAAGCCCTGGCTTTAATGGTTAAATAATAGAAAGGAATGATGGTATGGCTGAAGATGTTTTAGATACGAAGGCCCATCGCGAAGACGATGAAGAAAGTCTCCGTCCAGCCTCGTTTGATGAATATGTCGGTCAAAATGATCTTAAAGAAAACTTACGCATTTTCGTCTCCGCGGCGAAAAAACGTGATGAATCATTAGATCATGTTTTACTTTATGGTCCACCTGGTTTAGGAAAAACCACTATGGCAATGATTATTGCGCATGAAATGGGCGCGGGCATTAAAATTGTGACCGCACCAGCCATTGATAAAACAGGTGATTTGGTTGCCATTTTAACATCTTTATCACCAGGTGATGTTTTATTTATCGATGAAATTCATCGTTTAAACAAAGTTGTTGAAGAAGTGCTTTATCCAGCTATGGAAGATTACTGTGTCGATGTGATGATCGGGAAAGAAACACCACGCAGTGTCCGCATTGATTTACCACCCTTTACTTTAGTGGGGGCGACGACGCGAGCAGGAGATTTAAGTGCTCCGCTGCGTGATCGTTTTGGCATTGTCTCGAAGTTAGATTACTATAATGATGAAGACTTAACGAAGATTATCTCTCGTACGTCCCGCGTTTATGACTTCGCGATGGATGATGATGCAAAATATGAATTAGCACGTCGTTCCCGCGGAACGCCACGTATTGCCAATCGTTTATTCCGCCGAGTACGAGATTTTGCGCAGTTTTATGATGATGACCACATTTCATTAGCCCGTACACAGGAGGCGTTGGATCGCTTAAAAGTCGATAACTTAGGCTTAGATGATGTCGATCGTCGTTATCTGCTTGGCATTATTAATCGTTATGGCGGCGGCCCGGTCGGATTAGATGCGTTAGCAGCGAGTATTGGTGAGGAATCGGTGACGTTAGAGGATGTATACGAACCGTATTTATTACAAAAAGGCCTTGTCAAAAGAACCCATCGTGGTCGTATTGCGACCCAGCTGGCCTATGATCATTTTCATATTACCAGAGAATTCGAAGAATAACGAATTCTCTTTTTTAATATGAAAAAATTAAAATTTGTCGGCCTGGTTCTTTTGATTATTTCCTCACTCATTTACGGTTATGTTCATCCTGAAAAAGTAACCGTTAAAAAGAAACGTTCACCTAGTATTACCTTGGCGGGGGCTTTTAAGAAAAATGGTACTTATAAGATTAAAGAAGGAATGCTTTTGAAAGATGTTGTGAAAGACGTCGGTGTTTTGCCGGAAGCTAATATGAAAGCGATCTCGTTAAGTGAAAAGGTGCATGCGGAACAGACAATTTATTTACCCAAAAGACATAAAGTGATGATTTCTCTTAATAAAGCTCAGGCAAAAGATTTTATGCAGTTAAATGGCGTTGGGGAAAAGACCGCCCAAAAGATCATTGATTATCGTAAAGCCCATCGCTTTGCCTGGATTGAAGATATTATGAACGTCTCAGGCATTGGCGAAAAGCGCTTTGAAAGTTATCGGGAGTATTTATGCTTGTAAGATATCATCTTTTTTATTACGCCATTTTTGCTTTATTAGTTGTTGTCTGTCGTTTTGTCCATCCGCTTTTTCTCATCGCTTTAGCATTTTATAGTCTGTTTTTGGTAAGACGTACCTCATTTCGGCACTTGCTTGTCGCTATCGTTTTATCACTGCCTTTATTACGAATGCTCAATGCCCCGCGTTTACCACATTATTTAAGCGGCCGTGTTGTCACTGTCAATACCAATCATATTATTGTGAAAACTACCTATGGAAAGGTCAAAGTTTATACCAAAGATCATTTCCGTTATCAGGATGAAATTCGCTTTAGTGCTCGCTCGATTAAGATCCATGAGGCCGCTAATGACAATGGTTTTAGTGAAGATCATTACCTTAAAGGGGCTCATATTATTGGCAAAATGTATATGACTCATTTGTATAAAAAACAAAGCCATTTCTCACTCGCTAATCTTTTAGAAGAACATTTCAGTCATAACGTTAAGCTGCGTTCTTATCAGCGTTTATTTATTTTGGGATTAAAAGATGAAGAGATCAAAAGTGATTATAGTGCGATGACTTCATTAAGCATTGTGCACATGTTTGCCTTATCAGGAATGCATGTCATGATTCTCTATAGTCTGCTTTTTCAGCTTTATGGCTTTGTGATGCCTAAAAAGATCGCGCATATTCTTGCGGAAATCACGATTGGGTTATATGTTTTCATGATTCCCTTTAATATCTCTCTGCATCGTGCATTCTTCGTATTGGTTTTAGGAGATATCTTTAAAAAGCACCTTAACCGCTTAGATATATTAGGGCTGCTTATTATTGGTCATTTGCTTTATAATCCGTATGTTATTTACTCCATTTCATTTGTCTTCTCTTATTTTATTTACCTGATTGTCATTTTAACGAAAGATTTAAAAGGCTCACCGCTTTTGATTTACTTAAGTACCATTCCCATTGTCTTATCCTTAAACTTCAGTGTAAATCTTGTTTCGTTTTTGTTGGCAGATTTGTTAATGCCTTTTGTGGAAGGATTTTATATTATTACATTAGGTTCATTATTCTTCGCTATTTTCAAACCCGTCTTATCACTGATGATTTATGTCTTTACCAACATTTTGAAAATGACAGGGGATCTCTCTTCCGCTATTACCTTTCAGAAACCAACCTTATTATTTATGGGTCTTTATTATTATGCTTACTTTACTTTGCTTTATAAACGGGAAATGCATCAGCCAAGCAAACGTACAGTCCTTTTCTTATGTGCTTTGATGATCAGTTTTCATGTGTATTCTAAGTACAAGATCTATAGCGAAATAGGGATGATTAATGTCGGTCAAGGAGATTGTAGCTATTTTCGCTTACCTTATAATCAAGGTAACTATCTCATTGATACGGGTGGTAATATTCGCTATGATGTCGCCACCACAACCGTGATTCCTTTCTTAAAATCTCAAGGGATTGATCACTTAGATGGTGTTTATATTTCTCATACTGACTATGATCATTCCGGCGCCTTGTCTTCATTAAAAGAACATTTTAAGGTTAAGAAGGTCATTATGTCTCCAAAGCCAGAGAAAACTATAGGTCCGATGACTATTAAGTTTTTAAAAACCGGCCATCATTATGGCAATAAAAATGATGACTGTAATATCCAATATGTCACTTTACATGATTATCATTACTTATTTACCGGTGATCTTTCTGAAGTAGGGGAGAAAGCTCTACTTAAGAAATACCATCATTTGGATGTGGACGTTCTAAAAGTTGGCCATCATGGCTCAAAACATTCATCATCGGTCTCTTTATTTGAAATGATCCATCCGAAGATTGCCTTTATCGGTGTTGGCGAAAATAACTTTTATGGACATCCTAGTGATATTGTCATTAAACGATTACAGGAACGCAATATCTATATCCTAAGAACAGATCAGGACGGTAATTTCTGTGTTCGTGATTATGGTTATCATCACTACGTATTTAAACACCATACATAAATGCAAGCTTATGGTTTCACATCTTTTGCCACTTGCGAGAAAGCTGTAATGAAGAATTTACTGTGATCATGACATTTGAGCAGGTATTATCAATGTCAACTACCCGCGACTAAAGTCGCAGGCTTGTCTCGCGCAAGTCTAAGACTGGCGTCGGTACATATGTACTAGCTGATTAGCCTAATGTGTTTCGGGCACTACGTTATCCGCAAAAATACAGGCACCTGGGGATTCTTCCCACGTCCCTCGCTCTGCGGGCATGCATTAAACATCTCTGACGTGCAGGAGAAGTGTGCATGTCATACACAACTGCGGATAACCTTGGCGATGGGAACTACCCTGAAAGGGAGAAACTGCATATATACTGCCTCTGGCAAGCGTATGCAGGCGTGCGTAAGCGCACACTTATTCATCAATCTTAGCTCAGCTGATTAAGTTTATATATTCAAACGTTATTATTTTACAGGAAAGGAGGAATTTCCATGAGCGTATGCGTTGTAGCGCCGGATAAAAAGCCGCTGATGCCGACAAGCGAGTACCGTGCAAGAAAGCTGCTGAAAAGCGGCAAGGCTGTTATCTTTAAGTATAAGCCGTTCACGATCATGCTTACAAGAATCGTAAGCGAGAATATGCAGCCGATCGAGTACTGCTGCGATACGGGATACAAACATATTGGTGTATCCATCAAATCAGAAAAACACGAGTATTTTGACTGCCAATTTGACATGCTTCAGGATGAGAAGAAGCGGCACGATGACCGTCGGAAAATGCGCCGCGCAAGAAGAAACAGGCTTCGCTACAGAAAGCCCCGTTTTGATAATCGGACAGCTTCCAAAAAGGAAGGATGGCTGGCGCCGTCGCTGAGAAACATCCGTGATCAGCATATCCGTATTTTTGAGCGGTTCCTTGAGGTCATGCCGATAGTCTCAGCCACGTTTGAAATGGGCTCGTTTGACGTCCACGCCATGCATGAGTTTGAGGCAACAGGCACCGTGCTTAAAGGCGATGATTATCAGAAGGGGCCGCGATACGGCATGAACACGCTGAGAAAAGCCGTTTTCTATCGTGACAATTACACATGCCAGGTGTGCGGGGAAACCGCGGATGAAGGCGCTATTCTGAGAGTGCATCATATCGGCTTCGAAACAGGCGATCATACGAACCGCATGAGCAATCTGCTGACCGTCTGCACAAAATGCCATACTTCGGCAAACCACAAGCCGGGCGGAAAGCTGTACGACCTGAAGCCTAGGACGAAGCCGTTTAACGGCGCAGCCTTCATGAACGCTGTCAGATGGCAGATGTTCAGAACGCTGAAAAGCACCCACCCTGATTTAGAATGGCACATGACATATGGCGCTGCTACGCAGGAGGCAAGAAGAGTCCTACACCTTGAAAAGTCGCATGCCAATGACGCCTACGCCATGGGAGAATTCCATCCAAGACGCAGGACGCCTTTTATGCATTTTCAGAAGCTGAGACGGAATAACCGCATCCTTGAAAAATTCTTTGATGCAAAATACGTTGATGCGCGAGACGGCAAGACAAAGAAAGGTGCAGAGCTGTCATGCGGACGCACAGACAGAAGCGAGTCAAGACACTCCGAGAAGAACCTTCGCGTATTCAGAGAGCGGAAAGTTTCGAAAGGCAGACGCGTGATCAGAAGAAGCCACTATAAACTGCGTCCTGGCGATACTGTTGTTATTGGCGGAGAGAAGCATAGGGCAAAGGGCGTTCATAACAAAGGCACATATGTTGTGACAGACGCCAAGAAGTCAGTGCCTGTTAAGAAAGTAGAGAAGATTATTCATGCAGGTGGGTATATGCCTGTTAAATAGAGAAGGAGGATGGCACAATTCCTCCCGCGAATGAATTCGCAGGTATCCTTGTGCCTATATATCAATGAAAACGGATAAGGAATATGTCCCTAAAAAATGTCTTTTGCTTTCCGGTATGTGAACCAGTGTATGGTTCAGATTAAAATGGAAGTGGTGTTCTATCGAAAGGGTAGGACGCCATTTTTGTCTTGAAAGACATTTTATGTCACAAAAATTACAGTTTCATATTATAGTGCAAAAATTGAAGAAAATACGGAAATGGTGCGAGAGTTTCCAACTGGTGGATCGTGATCCATTTATTTAAATTGTAAGTGATAAATCTCATTTACCGCAGTTAAAGGAAAGTGTTGCGGATATAAATGCATTGATCATTGAAGCCTTATAAGCAGATAGATAACTGTCTGTCAAGTACAATTTTTGCATTTAGAAGACCTTTTTTGGCAATAGCCCAAAAATATGTTTGCTTTTAAAATAGGATGGAAGAAACATGAGGGCAGTAAGGTAACCTTATATTTTCTACATAAGGAGAGAGTTAATATGAAGCAAATCAATACAAATCATTGTTATCAATATATGAGCCAAAAGCTGATACTATTGTGCTTATCACTATTAATGGTTATTATATTAGGCAGCATTACAAATACTTTTGCGGAAGAGACTAAATATAGTGCGTATACATTTGAAGGCAATAAAAATAGACGTATTGTAGTGAAATATCATAATGATCAGATAGATGCAAATTGGTCATTTTGCATTAATAGTGATCGTCATGAACCAGGAAATAGCAGTGGGGCTACAGGTACTTATACGAAAATCATAAACCCGACAGAAGTTGTATACAAAGCGAATGCCCAAGGGGGAGGCGGTGATTATAAAAAAGTAAAAGCCGTTCTTTATTATTATGCCACACATGCCGAATATAATTATGTTGTTGTGCAAAATGAATTATATACGCAAATGGGCATTTCTGGCTATGATTCACCGTGGAATAACGATAATTCACTAAAAGAACAAAAGGAAACACTTAGAAACTTTGTCAATCATCTAACAGACGAAGAAAGCAAATTAATAGATGAAAGAACAACTTTTTATCTCTATCATTCAGAAGAAAATAACATTCAAAATTTAATAACCTGTAAAGTGAAACCTTTTGAATCAAAGTTTATCAAAAAGGATAGTGCAACAAAACAAAATCTTGCTGGTGCAAAAATTCAGTTTTTCAAAGTAACGGATAGCGGTAAGCAACTTTTAGATCAAAATGGGCATGAGTTAAGAGGAGATAATAATACTACGGCAAGCTGGACATCAACAGCTGATGAAGAAACATTTGTAATTCCGGAAGAAGGAACTTATATCATTCATGAATTATCAGCACCTGCAGGTTATAATGAAACAGATGATATTGTTTTTAAGATGGATGCTTTTGGTCGTATTACAATTGGCAATTATGATTCTAATAATAAAGCAGCATTTGAAACCAATGCTCCAGTTAGTAATATTACGACTTATACATTCGTCATGAATGATGTTCCAGAAACAGGTAAAGAAATAGAAATCGGAAAAATAAATGGAGCAGGAAAACCTTTAGCAGGTGCGACGATTGTTATTAAACAAGGTGATGCAACCATTAAAAGATGGACAACTGATACAGCTAATAAAACATTTAAAATTGCGCCGGGAACTTATACATTTCATGAATCCAGTGCCCCAAAAGATTACCAGTGTGTAAAAGACTTTGATTTTACGGTTGATGGAGAAGGGCGCATTACTATTGATTCATCGATCACATATGCTAGTGTGAATGGCAATAAGTTAGTTGTTACTGATGATCATCAGCCAATTAAGGTTACGGTTTATAAAACATGGGATAGTGGAACAGTTGCGAAAGCAGTTAAACTTCAATTATATGTTGATGGCAAAACGTATGGTGATCCCGTAACATTGAAGTCAAGCGATGGTAAAAATTGGTCTTATAGCTGGAATGAAGTGCCTTATAGTTATGGGGATCATTATGTTGTAAAAGAAGAAAATTCTGATGTATTTTATCCTATTGAAACAGATAATTATACGATAACTTATTATGAAAAATATTCGGATTCTGATTTTAAAAGCTTGGAAAATGGTACCCAAATTATGTTAGTGAATCGTTCAACTACGCAGGCATTAGGGTTACAAATGTCGCAAATAAGTAGCGATCACGCTCCTTTAGAATGGAAAACAGTTAATAAGTATAATGATCAGATTGTCAATGCTCCAAGTGCTGACTCGCTTTGGACAATTCAAGATAATAAAAATGGTGTTGTTGCGCTCAAAAACAGCCAATATTCAAATCTTCAAATAGTTAATGTGAAAAAATCTGTGGATTTGGTGATGGCAGGGACAACAACACTTGCATGGGTCAATGCAACACAAGTGCATTTTAATAAGCAGGGGTATCTGCAAATTGGTTCTGGTGCAGGATCTAACTGGTCTCTCACACAAAATACCGATGATCAATATGCAACAAGCAATTATTTTTCGTGTTCTTCTAACCCAAATATTCAATTTGATGTTTATGTCAGAATAACCAAAACTGTGAGTGAAAATGAAAAAGTGATTACACTGACAAATAAGGCTTATGAAAAAGGGAATGCTTCGCTTAAAATTAGGAAAAAAGATAGTCGTGATGCTGCTAAATATTTAGCAGGAGCGACATTCACGCTCTATCGCTATGATAACAGTGTAACAACGAAAATTCCTGGCAGTGATCTGACAGGCAGGAAAGTAGATACTGGTACAACGAATAGTGAAGGATCGTATACATTTGAAAAATTACCATTTGGGGAATACTATCTTGTCGAAGAGGAAGCACCATCCGGTTATGAAAAGTTAACAGAACCTATTCAAATTCATTGGGTTAAAGATGGTGATTCCGGTAAAGCTATTGTATCTAAGCTTTCAAAAAGTCATGCAAAGTTTGAAAACAGTATTTTAGAGATCGCAAATGATCAGAAGAAAGTAAAGAGTTTAACAGTTCAAAAAGGCTGGGATATTGGGACTACGCCACAGGATATTCAGGTGACTCTTTATAAAGATGGAAAAAAGGCTGCTATTAAAGAAGCAACAGTGACATTGACCGCGGAAAAACATTATCAATACACTTGGAAAAATCTTGATTATGATGGGACTTATACTGTTTTAGAAGATACAAAGTCTAAAGATTTTGCATCTGAAGTAAGTCCTTCGTCAGGAATTAATACCTATACGAAAGTTGATAAGTTAAGTGATTTAGTAAATGGCGATCAGGTTGTCTTAATGGCTAATCAAGCGACTCCGCAAGTTTTAGGTGTTCAACCTAATGCTTCAAGTCATGAAGGGAAATTACGGTTAGTGACTCCTAATACCGGCTCGCTTAGTTCGTCAACTCTTTATACAACTCCAACAGCTGATACCTTATGGACAATAACTAATAAAAAAGAGCATACAGCGCAGTTCTCAAATGTGAAATATCGTGGATTAAAAATTGCAAATAAGTCTGGAGAAGAAGACAGTTTTGTTTCTGCAGATTCTTCGTTGATTACAGATATGTATTATGATTCACAAAACAGGTTACGTTTTGGGTATGGAGATAACACTTATGCGATGACGTATGATCCGCAAATAAAACAGTTCACTTGTACCGCTCCAAGCAAGAATACCAATCAGCTTCGCTTTGATATTTATAAAGTTAATACTGTTAAAGACCGCCGTGGTGAAGAATCTTTAGTAGTGATTAATAATAAGAGCACGACGATTAAAAAGGCTTCTATAAAGTTGAAAAAGTTTGAAGCAGGCGATACAACGAAATTACTGAAAAACGCAAAATTTCAGTTGTACATTAAAAATGAAAATAGTGCGACAAATATTCCGCATACATCTGTTTACGGAACACAAGTTGGGGATACACTAACAACAAATGAAGATGGAACATTATCAGTTTCAGGTTTAAATGTTGATACAACTTATTATTTTGTGGAAACAAAAGCACCTGAAGGGTATAAAGCTCTGGATCAGGCTATTGGCTTTACTGTGTCTGTTAATGGCGATATAGAATTAGTGAATTCGGTTGAAAATGTCATGGTTTCTAATGATGTGCTTCTTGTTGGAAATACGAAATCCTATGTGTTACCAGATACTGGCGGAACGGGAATTTTTCAATATTGGCTTTGGGGTTTAATACTCATTTTTATTTCTATTGCTTTAAAAACAAAAGGAATACATTGATGATGAGCTACAAATAGTTCGAACGCTCATGCTTTGCTGGCATAAAGATTACTATGGTGAAGCAAATTTTTAAGTGAAAAGTAAGTCTTTTATTCTTCTACATATGTGAAAGTATGATGAGAATTTTCAAAATGGGCTCTTTTTGCTTGCAATGAGGATGGATTATGTTCATACTTATAAAAGAAAAGAACCAATTATGTCATGAAAATTTCATTCTTGGGACTCGTGCATGTAGGAATATAGGACTATAATGAAAGTGAAAGGTGAGGTGATGGACATGCATAAGAAATGGAGTATTTTCGTGATGGTGAGTCTGCTTGTCCTGTCAGTCTCTGTAAACAAAGTACAGGCCAAGTCTGCTTCTAAGATTTTCCTTCATTATACTGATGATGCAACGAAAAAGGCTGTTAAAGGGGTGACTTTTACATTAAACAAGGTTGCTGGCGAAGGAAAAAGCGGTTATGTATTCACAAAAGCGTATCAAAAGAATAAAGTGACGCTTTCTTCTGATGATACCCTCAAGAATATTCAAATCGCTAAACAGCTCGAAAAAGTCAGTAAGAAAGGTATCAAGCGTACAACAAATAAGCAAGGCAAGATCACTTTCAATAATTTAAAAGCTGGCGTTTATCTTATTCGTCAGACCAAAGCGGCTGGCAGCGCTAAAAACTATCAGAAAATCGAGCCATTCCTTGTTTACTTAACGGAATCGACGAAGAAAGTTACTTATGACTTAACAGCTATTACACCAGTCACGATGACGGTATTTGGCTAAATGAAAGGATCAGCTATAAACGGCTGATCTTTTTTGGTACAATTTATGTCTCTAAAGTGTGCATTTTCCGTACTAACTTAAAAGTGTAATATGCAGTAAGATGGAGTTGCAGACGAAGGAAATGAGTAAGGTTCCTCCCGAACACGAAACCTGACCTCATGTCATGCAAGCGTTATTTCTGCTTATTCCCGAAAGCAATAAAATAATGTGCCCTTGAGTAGCATCTTCTTCAACCCTTACGAAGAATGTCTCTAATTTTTTGCACAACACTTTCTTTATGCCCTAAGATTTATCGAGAGATGAATCACCCTATTTCTTGCTGCTAAGGGAGTCCTTGTAAGCCCGGTGACGATCGGGTTTTTTATTTGCCTGAACACTTGACTATCTTGATGAACTTTTGTACGATCACATCAACAGTTTTTATTAAAGGTGGCAAGATA harbors:
- the thpR gene encoding RNA 2',3'-cyclic phosphodiesterase, with the protein product MRRIYFALTFSQEEEASLLQYRSQLIDCASSLKPIPENSLHMTLAFIGESDEDTVTAMRAILSEITFKPFSFTVSGLDYFPERQGKRLYYLTTSHDEGLYALQKQLTDRLKAHKQPFHDKAFLPHMTLARKTVLHKEPKFPIYCTLHVSSIHLLESIPYENTRIGIIIDNEKRA
- the ruvA gene encoding Holliday junction branch migration protein RuvA, which encodes MYNYIKGIITEFYSDHIVLENNGIGYLIYVPNPYVYKKKEEVTVYVFQSITENDMRLYGFRSAKEKDLFLMLIKVKGIGPKSAIAILASGEVNDIINAIENDNTKYLKSFPGIGPKAASQIILDLKGKFDGLTRLEAMPVDNPAYEEACEVLVALGYKEKDVDKVMGSLKDEDLDTNGYVKKALALMVK
- the ruvB gene encoding Holliday junction branch migration DNA helicase RuvB, with product MAEDVLDTKAHREDDEESLRPASFDEYVGQNDLKENLRIFVSAAKKRDESLDHVLLYGPPGLGKTTMAMIIAHEMGAGIKIVTAPAIDKTGDLVAILTSLSPGDVLFIDEIHRLNKVVEEVLYPAMEDYCVDVMIGKETPRSVRIDLPPFTLVGATTRAGDLSAPLRDRFGIVSKLDYYNDEDLTKIISRTSRVYDFAMDDDAKYELARRSRGTPRIANRLFRRVRDFAQFYDDDHISLARTQEALDRLKVDNLGLDDVDRRYLLGIINRYGGGPVGLDALAASIGEESVTLEDVYEPYLLQKGLVKRTHRGRIATQLAYDHFHITREFEE
- a CDS encoding ComEA family DNA-binding protein, producing MKKLKFVGLVLLIISSLIYGYVHPEKVTVKKKRSPSITLAGAFKKNGTYKIKEGMLLKDVVKDVGVLPEANMKAISLSEKVHAEQTIYLPKRHKVMISLNKAQAKDFMQLNGVGEKTAQKIIDYRKAHRFAWIEDIMNVSGIGEKRFESYREYLCL
- a CDS encoding ComEC/Rec2 family competence protein, producing the protein MLVRYHLFYYAIFALLVVVCRFVHPLFLIALAFYSLFLVRRTSFRHLLVAIVLSLPLLRMLNAPRLPHYLSGRVVTVNTNHIIVKTTYGKVKVYTKDHFRYQDEIRFSARSIKIHEAANDNGFSEDHYLKGAHIIGKMYMTHLYKKQSHFSLANLLEEHFSHNVKLRSYQRLFILGLKDEEIKSDYSAMTSLSIVHMFALSGMHVMILYSLLFQLYGFVMPKKIAHILAEITIGLYVFMIPFNISLHRAFFVLVLGDIFKKHLNRLDILGLLIIGHLLYNPYVIYSISFVFSYFIYLIVILTKDLKGSPLLIYLSTIPIVLSLNFSVNLVSFLLADLLMPFVEGFYIITLGSLFFAIFKPVLSLMIYVFTNILKMTGDLSSAITFQKPTLLFMGLYYYAYFTLLYKREMHQPSKRTVLFLCALMISFHVYSKYKIYSEIGMINVGQGDCSYFRLPYNQGNYLIDTGGNIRYDVATTTVIPFLKSQGIDHLDGVYISHTDYDHSGALSSLKEHFKVKKVIMSPKPEKTIGPMTIKFLKTGHHYGNKNDDCNIQYVTLHDYHYLFTGDLSEVGEKALLKKYHHLDVDVLKVGHHGSKHSSSVSLFEMIHPKIAFIGVGENNFYGHPSDIVIKRLQERNIYILRTDQDGNFCVRDYGYHHYVFKHHT
- the iscB gene encoding RNA-guided endonuclease IscB; the encoded protein is MSVCVVAPDKKPLMPTSEYRARKLLKSGKAVIFKYKPFTIMLTRIVSENMQPIEYCCDTGYKHIGVSIKSEKHEYFDCQFDMLQDEKKRHDDRRKMRRARRNRLRYRKPRFDNRTASKKEGWLAPSLRNIRDQHIRIFERFLEVMPIVSATFEMGSFDVHAMHEFEATGTVLKGDDYQKGPRYGMNTLRKAVFYRDNYTCQVCGETADEGAILRVHHIGFETGDHTNRMSNLLTVCTKCHTSANHKPGGKLYDLKPRTKPFNGAAFMNAVRWQMFRTLKSTHPDLEWHMTYGAATQEARRVLHLEKSHANDAYAMGEFHPRRRTPFMHFQKLRRNNRILEKFFDAKYVDARDGKTKKGAELSCGRTDRSESRHSEKNLRVFRERKVSKGRRVIRRSHYKLRPGDTVVIGGEKHRAKGVHNKGTYVVTDAKKSVPVKKVEKIIHAGGYMPVK
- a CDS encoding SpaA isopeptide-forming pilin-related protein, which gives rise to MKQINTNHCYQYMSQKLILLCLSLLMVIILGSITNTFAEETKYSAYTFEGNKNRRIVVKYHNDQIDANWSFCINSDRHEPGNSSGATGTYTKIINPTEVVYKANAQGGGGDYKKVKAVLYYYATHAEYNYVVVQNELYTQMGISGYDSPWNNDNSLKEQKETLRNFVNHLTDEESKLIDERTTFYLYHSEENNIQNLITCKVKPFESKFIKKDSATKQNLAGAKIQFFKVTDSGKQLLDQNGHELRGDNNTTASWTSTADEETFVIPEEGTYIIHELSAPAGYNETDDIVFKMDAFGRITIGNYDSNNKAAFETNAPVSNITTYTFVMNDVPETGKEIEIGKINGAGKPLAGATIVIKQGDATIKRWTTDTANKTFKIAPGTYTFHESSAPKDYQCVKDFDFTVDGEGRITIDSSITYASVNGNKLVVTDDHQPIKVTVYKTWDSGTVAKAVKLQLYVDGKTYGDPVTLKSSDGKNWSYSWNEVPYSYGDHYVVKEENSDVFYPIETDNYTITYYEKYSDSDFKSLENGTQIMLVNRSTTQALGLQMSQISSDHAPLEWKTVNKYNDQIVNAPSADSLWTIQDNKNGVVALKNSQYSNLQIVNVKKSVDLVMAGTTTLAWVNATQVHFNKQGYLQIGSGAGSNWSLTQNTDDQYATSNYFSCSSNPNIQFDVYVRITKTVSENEKVITLTNKAYEKGNASLKIRKKDSRDAAKYLAGATFTLYRYDNSVTTKIPGSDLTGRKVDTGTTNSEGSYTFEKLPFGEYYLVEEEAPSGYEKLTEPIQIHWVKDGDSGKAIVSKLSKSHAKFENSILEIANDQKKVKSLTVQKGWDIGTTPQDIQVTLYKDGKKAAIKEATVTLTAEKHYQYTWKNLDYDGTYTVLEDTKSKDFASEVSPSSGINTYTKVDKLSDLVNGDQVVLMANQATPQVLGVQPNASSHEGKLRLVTPNTGSLSSSTLYTTPTADTLWTITNKKEHTAQFSNVKYRGLKIANKSGEEDSFVSADSSLITDMYYDSQNRLRFGYGDNTYAMTYDPQIKQFTCTAPSKNTNQLRFDIYKVNTVKDRRGEESLVVINNKSTTIKKASIKLKKFEAGDTTKLLKNAKFQLYIKNENSATNIPHTSVYGTQVGDTLTTNEDGTLSVSGLNVDTTYYFVETKAPEGYKALDQAIGFTVSVNGDIELVNSVENVMVSNDVLLVGNTKSYVLPDTGGTGIFQYWLWGLILIFISIALKTKGIH
- a CDS encoding SpaA isopeptide-forming pilin-related protein; the encoded protein is MHKKWSIFVMVSLLVLSVSVNKVQAKSASKIFLHYTDDATKKAVKGVTFTLNKVAGEGKSGYVFTKAYQKNKVTLSSDDTLKNIQIAKQLEKVSKKGIKRTTNKQGKITFNNLKAGVYLIRQTKAAGSAKNYQKIEPFLVYLTESTKKVTYDLTAITPVTMTVFG